In the Prochlorococcus marinus str. MIT 9312 genome, TACATTCTTCAAATGAAAGCATGCTTAATCTAGAAGTGGCTTTTATTTTTAGAATTGCACAAACAGCTAATAAATCGGAGATATCAACATTAAGCGCTTGAGAAAGCTCTAGGACCCTAAGACCTTTCATTAGCAAAAATAATATCTTTTTCTATATTATCAAGAACATTTAATTCAATGGGCTGCATTTTTTCCTAAACCTGCAACAAATGGAAATGTTTGTTCATCACCAAATATATCTTCTGCAGAAGAATTAGAAATATTAGTTTTTTTGTTATTATCAGGCTTAATTTCTTCAATTTCATTAGAAACATCATCTTTAATATTATTTCCAATTTCTTTTGCTAATAAATTATTCGTATTAGAAAATATTGAAAAAACTAATACACCTAAAAACAAAATAATTCTTTTCATAAAAACATATTTATCTAATACTATTTTCTTATCCCATTAAAGTTATTTGGAAAAACTTGATAATTTTAAAACAAATCTAAATAAATCAATGTAAAAAATATTCATCTTCCTAACTTATTTCTATTTTTAAATCTAACTAAAAAATAAAGACCTAGTAATAAAAGAATTGCTAAGGAGTACTGATCAAGAAAAAAATAAACTATATAGACGAGGAATGGGAATAAGCAGGCCCTCTTGAAATTTAATTTCTGTTCTTTTGACATTTTTTTCCAATTTAAATATTCTTCCCATTGAAAAATCTTCTTAATTTTTCTACTACTATTATTACTATTAAACATAAATTTATAAATATAGTTTTGGTGATTCTTATATTAATAAAGAATATTAATCTACAATATCAGAATTAGCTTTTTTCATTGAATAAAGATATTTTCTTAAATAAAAAATGAACTCAAAACCAGTTTGGAAAATAGAAAAAATTGTTTTACCTCAACATGCAGACCATGCAGGCGTAATGTGGCACGGTACATATTTTAATTGGCTTGAAGAAAGCCGAATAAATGCACTTTTAGAAGTAGGTATAAGTTATTTTGAACTAACTAAAAAAGGCTTAGATTTACCTTTAATCAATACTTCAATAAAATATAGATCTCCTTTATTTCTTGGTGAAAAAATAACCATCGAGAGTGAATTCAATATTAAAAAAAGTCCTAAGATTAATGTAATTTCAAAATTTCTTAGCAATGAAAATGAAATCTCTACTATTGCTGAAGTCAATTTAGTCTTAATAAATAAATTTAATTTTTCTATAATAAGAAAAAGACCCGACTTCTTATCAGAAGCGTTTATTAAATTAAACGGTTGAAATTATAATCCGTTAATTGAACGATTTATTAAATTATTAATTATGAATATATTACAAGTTATTGATTCTTACCAATATGAAATGGAATCAAGATATCAAGAAAAATCAATGCTTACAAATCTTTTTACAGAGCACAAATTCATTGGATGGTTAGGGTTGTTTATAATATTTTTCTCTATCTTTGCAATTTTTGTTTTTCAATTTCTTGAGTGGGAAAGTAATGACAATAATAAAAGTTAGCAAGAATTAATGCTTATAATTCAAATGAATGATTAAAAAAATGGCTATCTATTTAAAAATAACAAACCCTACAGAGGTTGTAAAAAAAAAGACCTCAAAATGGCTTACAGATATTACGCCTGAAAGAATTGATAGGAAATTGGTTGAGGATGAAGTAATAAAAGGCATTATCGAGCAATTAACATTAGAAGGAATAAAAGGCGAAATATCAGCAATTAATGGGTTTGAAGTAAATGAATCTTCAGTAATAACAAAAAATAATTTTGTTATTAGAAAAACAAAAACTTTTTAGATCCAAAATAAAAATTTTAAAAGAATTATTTTTATTTTAATTATTTTTTTTAATTTTTATAATTGTAAGTGATTATAAAATTAAAAAGAAACCAAATTTTATTTTCAAAGGAACGCATTAGATAAAGGAAAAAGATGCTTACGGTACCTAGGATTATAAAAAATGGACTGGCAATCCACCTCTTGATGAAATAGCTATAGAGAAAAATATATTAAATGGATCCAAGTGATTTAAAGAGTGTATAAAATATTTTTTGGGAAAAGAATTTTAAATAAATTTGGCAATATGGAATTATTTTTCGACAAGTGGAGATGCAATTGTAATGAGAATACTAATATTGATGATGAGATAATTGGATCCAATAGAAATCTTCAAAATTAAGATTGGTTTGTATTCATATAAAGTTAAATAGAGAAATCATGCTTAAACCTACTAGAAAATGATTACTCAAAAAAAATTAACGAAAGATATTAAATTTAAAAATCATTGCATTAAAATCCTCAAACAACATGTCTGGGAAGTTAAATAAAAACCTAATACTGGAGATCAAGGGGTTGACTTAATTGAGTCAATAAATCATATGAGAATATTTATTCAATTCAAAGATAATAAAAAAGCTATTGGAAATAAAGGGTTCAAGAATTTTCAGCTGTTAAATTAAATTATTTTGGAAAGCTACACATGCAATAATATTCTCAAAATCTTGCTTTACAAAGTCTGCCCATCAACTAGAAAAATCAAATAAAGTAAAACTAATCAATGAATATCAATTAAAAGATTTAGAAATGTATGTTTTTTAATAGTTTATATCAATTGTGTTAAGCCCTCTTTGTAAAGCAATAGTGTTGTAAAAAGCCCTGAGGCCCACATTAAACCTCTAACTGTTGGGATATTAAATACATAGGCACCAATGTATAAAAAACGGAAAATAGGATGAATTAATGCTGCAATAATTGCAATATTAGAGTCAGTTAAAGTAATCAAACAAAGAAGGCATCCAGGGGCATGTAGGGAAATACTTTCCCAACAATTTTGATGACACCAAACCGCTCTTTTACCAAAAGGAGTTAATTCGTCAAATAAAGCCCTTGGAGCAGACATATTTTCAACAGAATATCCTGCTTTAACTCTTCCTATAGTTAATGGAATAATAGATAATAAAACAACACCTACTGATAGACAAAGGCTCCAGGCAAAAACTACTTGCATTTCAATAAAATAATATTATTAGCTTAATAATTACAGCTTTCTATCGTGATAAATAAAAATCATTACCTTAGATAAAACTTCGTAAGGACTGATATAGTTTATATTAAAAAAATTATTTTATGGATAGTACAAAGCTTATTTTGATTGCTGGCATCAGTTTATTAATATATTTTGCTTTTATGTTTTTAGGATTCTTTCTGAAAAATAATAATCTAAAAGCACAGAATCTAAAAAAAGACTAAAAACTTCTTTTTAGCATCAAAATTTTAAATTTCTAATAAATAATTTTATATCTTTTTGGATATATTTTATGGAAATAAAATTTAATCCCAATAATAATAATAAAATATAGAGTTTTTATCGAGTAGCTGCTGATAGATGAAAAAATTTTATAAATTTATTAAAAGTTTTCTGTTTGTATCAATTTGGCTAATTTTATCCTCATTTTTAACACAATTTTGGAATACCTTTCATTGGGAATATATTTACTTAAACTGTAGAATCATATTTGACAAGGAATTTTGGTTTATTGCAGAAAAAATTCTTTTTGGATTTGATATTGGATACTGGTTAGAAGAATCACTAAAATTCTTAAGTTATGAATTACCTAAAGAATCTTTTAAATATTTTCCAATTTATTTTGTTTTAAAGTTTATTTGGATCAAGAATTAATTTTATTCCTCTTTGTTTAAGCTAATTCAGACCAATTAAATTAAAGGGATCAAGAAATTGAATAAAATTAATAAAAGGAGAATATTAAAAAAACTATTAGAACTACTCCGCCTAAGCTCCCAGACACCCTCTAAATCATTTCTCTTTTTGCTGAATGCAAAGTTATTATCAAATTCAAGTTGATTAGCAATATCTTAGATTTTCTCTGAATTTGGGGTTTTTAGAAGAAAATTTAATAATTCATCTTCTAATTCCATTTAATAACCGCTGAGTATAAAGCTAAGGATAAATACCCACCTCCGTATGCTATATTCTAGCCAGAATGTGTTGATTCAATGACAAAGAGCTATTGGTTAAAGAAAATTTCAATTCCAAATGCTGATTTATTTCTGGAATATATAAGAACAGTTTTGCCTTGGATTAAATCTGTGGGAGGAGTTATAGTAAAAAGAGATTTGATACAAGAATCAACCTCAAATGAATGGGATGGAGGGCAGCTAGGATTAGTAATAGAATTTGAATCAAAATTTGCTGCTAAAAAAGCATTTTATTCTGAAGTATTTCAAAAATATCTTCAGTCCAGGGATTTAATGGAACTTGTTACTATAAGTACTCTTTAAGAATTAAACAATAGAGATATCAGGCAAACATCTTGTAAGTATTTATTACTATTAAATTATTTATGTAATATTTATAACTTCACTACAAATTAGATATTTTGCAAAATTTGATTGTACAAGTAATTAGTTAATCAAATGAACTATTCAACAGAAAAAGATGATTATTTGATGACAACTCCATATACAAAAAAAATTCAGCAAAAATTCGAAAAGGTTAAGTCATTTTTAGAGCAAAATGGATTTAATCCTTCATCAGAAAGCTTAATGCAAGATATTGTCAGTTCAGAAGAATATATTGCTAAAAATGGCTTATAAAAAATCAGAATATATTAAGAGTCCTTAAATAATAAAAACCGCCTATTAAAAAAGGTAATAATATTCCAACAAATAAAAATATAGATTTTTTTGATTCACTTTCTGATATAGGATTAATTTCTGGTTCTATTGCAAAACCATTCTGTCTACCACCACTTTCGGTTGTATAACCTTTTTTATTCATAAGAAAAATAATCTATGCAGATTATCTCATGTAAAAAAGTTTTTTAAAAAATTTTTTACATTTAGAATTATAATAATTTCTTGTTCTAATAATTGATTTCGATCTGAGATTTCAATTTGGCAGCTTTTTTTAAAAGCCCTACAACTTCCTTACGACCAGTAGCATATTCAGCCTTATTTAGTAAGTCACTATATTGTTTTGTGATTTCTCTATGTTTCATTTTTAGTAATTTCTTAATTAAATTATAAAGTTACTAAAAATATTTTTTGTATAAAAAATATCAAAATAGAGTTCTAGTACCTTTACCTATTGAAACCAACCTTTTTTCTTTGGTTTAATCTCTTGTTTAATAAATTCTTTTTTTATACAAAATAGTCCTTTTTTTGAACTATTTATAGTAGTTAACTAAGTCGATAATTAATATTGCTAATAATGAAAAGCCTAAAATCAATGGTAAATAGGGATATTTTTTCAAAACTTCATTAAATATATTTTTCGATGTTTGCTCCCCCTTTTTCTTTTCTCTAGGTGGCAAGCCTAACTCTTCCCTTCTCTTAGCTTCTCCCATAATTTCTAAAAATATTTTAATCCTATTTTATACATATAGAAATATTAATGTATTATTCGAGAGTTTAATTATTAATGGTTAATTTAATATATATTTTGGATATATTTAAAATAAATAAATAAAAAATGATAGAAATTGTTTGGTCAGTAAATATAATGATTGCAATTCTGATTATTGGGGTTGCGTGGATTCTTTACTACATATTCACTTATGATCAAAAATTTAGTTCCTAAATAAATGTCAGATAAAGATCTAAGTAATTTTCTAAAAAAAATAGAACAACTAAATCAAATTGCTGAGCTTATTAAAAATAATCCTAGTAAAAAGTTGTTACTTTCAAAGTGCAAAAATCATGATGAAGTAATTAAATTAACCTCTCAATGGGGTTTTGATATTGGTAAAAGGTGGGGAGAATATTAATTGATTTTATTATCAGCATTATTAAAATTGCCATCAACTTCAAATTAAATTCCTAAGATTAATTAGTATTTTTTGTATTGGAGTTATGAAAGAAATTGCAGAGATAAAGTCAAATATATATAAAATAGCCGCTGTTACAGATAGGGGGCAAAGATTAAATAAATTAATTTCTCCTATGTATGAGGAAAAAAACAATGAAATGGTGGAATTGATTGATGATCTTAAAAACCTTAGTTTCGAAATATCAGAAAAATCATTATCTGGAGAGTGGGAATTGATTTTTTCTAATGTTGAATTATTTAGAAGTTCTCCTTTCTTCCTTGCTATTGAAAACGCATTAAATGATGAATTTAAAAGTAATCTTTTTTTTAAATTACATCAATTGCAAGTAGGATCATTTGGAATATCTACTATTGGGAGAATTGCTCAAAAGATTGATTTTGATAATAAAGAATTTATTTCTACTTTTGACACTACAATATTTGGGCTCACAACAATTCCTATCTTAGGTTGGTTTAAACTTTTACCTACCTTTGGTGGAAGAGTAATAACCCTAGCAAGTGATTTAGTTTTAAAAAATAATTCACTTGATATGAACTTACAAAAGACAAAAGTTTCCAAAGTTGATGGACTTAATAAGATTCCATTCTTTAGTGAATTACTTATGGATAGATGGTATCCAGTTAAAGATGTATGGAATAAATTACCTTGGAATAAAGAATCACCAAATTGCCATGTATCAATTGTATATTTAGACGAAGAAATGAGAATTATGCAGGATATGTATGGCTCTATTTTTATTTATATAAGGCCTTCAATTTCTTTATTGAATCCAAATACAATATCTGATAATTAATTGAAGGTTGAATAATATTCATAGTAATTTCCAGAAGAAATCTAAAAAAATTTATTTTAAAGATTTATTAATAAATACATGTCGCGTGTCAAATACGAATAGTTTATGTTCGTAGTGAACAATTTTTATTATGCTTAGGAATCAAGAAAAAAATTCACTTGTTAGAGGAATTTTTTTAATAGTGGGATGGGGCTTTGGTTTAGACCGATTCTATGAAGGAGATAAAAAAGGTGGTTGTTTATCAATCATAGGTTGGAGTCTCACATTTTTTAGCTTTGGCTTTTTGAAATGTTCAGGATATGAATATGTTGATGGAGTAAAAAATTATTCAGAATATTCTCCTAATCCTTTAATAGTATTACCTTTACTTGCTGTAGCATATGGTGGCTTTCTAATAATTAAGAAGGCATTTAGATTAGCAAAACAATTTGAGAATGCGGAATAGTACTACAAGTAAGAAAATTCAAGATAATAATCCAGTACCTTTCAAATAAAATTTAAATAAAAGAATTACTAAAAGGTTTATTATTGCTAAGGCTACCAATCCATTTCTGTTCTTAACATCTAACTTCTTAACTAAATTAGAAAGATAAACGACTGGATTTTCAGGCTCTTTATTATCCAAACTTTATTAAAATATTAATTTGAGAAGAAATTATCACAGTTTCAATAGAAGAATCAATATTGTAAAGATGAATATCCAAAAAGAAAGAAATAATTTCTAATCCATAATTCCTGCATTTCTTAAAAAAGCTTTACCAATATTGCCAATCAAAAGAAATGCAGACAAATTAATTAAAAGGATTATTAATAATGCCAACATTTTGTGGTTTGGATTAGTTGAAATGCTATCAAATCCCTTATTAAGAAATCCTTCAAAAAGTGATTTAGCTTTGTTTAGTTTTTGTTGAGTTGAATCAAGATTAGTTTTTTCTTTAGAAGAATCTTGATTACTTGCTTTCTCTAGGAATTCTGTAAAGGCCTTAACATTCTTTTCTTTTGTATTCCCCTCATTAAGATCTTTATTATCTTCATTAAGATTGGAGGACGATTCGATTGAATTATTTTCCTCAGGATTAAGATTTGAATCTTCCAAATTAGTAGTAAATGCTAGGAGTATATTACACCATAAAAAAAACCACTCGATTAATTTTAGAGAGGGTTAGCTAAGGTTAAAGTTATTATTAAATTTATAATTTATTTTAATTAAATTTGCGGTAGTAGCATACTGAAGTTTTAATTTAGATTATATTCAAGGTGATTTTTTTATTACATATGTTAGATGCGAATACTAAAAAAGCATGTAAAGATGATATCTCAATAAGAGAAACTAAAATTAGAAATATAGAACATGCTATTGAACAAGCAGAATTAATGATAAAAGAATCAAAAATGAGCCAAGAAGAATTAAACTTCTTAAAAAGAAAAATATCGGACTCAAGACAGGATTTAGAGATACTTTATTTAATGAAAATTCAATAAATAAACTATTTATGTATGAATCTTTAAAAAGATTTAATTTTCTTAAGAAAATTAATTTGTATATTTGAGGACTTATAAAGTTTAAAAGGAATGTAAAAATTTATATAAAGGTTTCATTTATGTTTAAAAATAATATGTATGTACCTTTATAAGGTTATTCCTTACATCTTTATTTTAATTACTGCTATTGCAAGCAGCTACTTATATAGTTACTTAGTTCTCGCTGCTATTTAAATTCTTTGAATATTTTAGATACTAAATAAATTAAAATATTTTCAAAAACTAATTGTATGAATAAAGTAAAAATAGCAATTTTTGCAATATCGATAATCATATTATCCTTTATCGGAATAAAAAAATTAGTTTATATAAATCAAGCTAAAGATTTAAAAAATAAAGAAGAATCGATCTTAAATGAATCTACTCGTGTTTTAAGTGAATGCTTTGATCTAGAAAATAAAAGTAAAAGGACTCTTAATAAATCAATTGAATTAATTGAATATTGCTTAGAGGAATATGGATATAAAAACTGATTTCAAATTTTAATTACTAATTTCTTTAAATCACCACTAAAATAAATCTAATACTTTTGTTTTTGATAAATTAACTTGGTTTTTTCCATAAATTTTGTTATTAATAAAATTTTCCTAATTTAATGTTTCTTTAAAATGACTAAAGTCAAATGTTCTTATTTGGGAGATTTAAACTGTGAGGCTATTCATCTACAATCAGGAAGTCTTATAAAAACGGATGCGCCTTTAGATCACTTTGGCAAAGGTGAAAGTTTTTCACCAACTGATTTATTAGCAACATCTCTAGGTACTTGTCTGCTAACCATTATGGCAATTAAAGCTAAATCAAAAGGATTTGATTTGGAAGGTATATATTTAAATATTGAAAAACTTATGACGCAAAATAACGAAAGAAAGATAAAAAAACTAATAATAGATATTTTTATACCAGAAAGCACTTCTAATGAAACTATTAATTTCTTGAAAATAGCTTCCCAAGATTGTCCAGTTACAAGAAATTTATCTCAAGAAATAGATATTAAAATTAGTTGGCATCATAAATAAATCACAAAAATAATAATTAAAGAAACTAATGAAATACATTATTGGAATAATCATTCTGCTTTTTGGAATATATATTATTACTGATTTAGCATTAAAGACTAGGTATACAAGAAAAAGACTTTCAAACAAAAAAAGTAAAGCTTTTTAATTTTAAAGTTGAATATTAAAAAATAGAGTCATTTATATAATTAGAATAAAAGCTTATTTTAGTTTTATTTTTTCACTATTTTTTTGTCAATCAAACTAATCAAAGGGATCATAAAATTTACATTTATTCCAACAGTACACCATATATAAGTAACAATAAAAATTATTTTTATATATAAATTAGGGGGCAAAGTGAAAAGTATTTTGAAAAAACCTCCAATGAATAATATCAATATTCCAAGTTGAAATAGACCTTTAAATATCCATATAAGTCCATTTTCTTTAATGTTTTTATAAAACAAATAAAAAACAAAGCTTGATAACAATATATATATGAGATTAATAATCATCTTTTAAAGAAAATCTAATAAATTTGTCATTAAAAAGTCATGTTCACAATTATCACTTTTTTATATGAGATATTTTTTTAAAAAATGAAAAATTATACAAAAAACAATAAAAACATAATTTAATTTTCCAAATTTTATTCTAAAAGATTTTTGATTTTAGTAAATCAACTCTTTTTTGATTTACTCCTAAGTCACTTTCTCCAACTCTTGATTCTGATCTTATTAATAAGATATTTGATTCAGGCAAAAATGATACTTCTAAGTCGTCTACATACTTCATCCATTTACTGGTAGCCTCAGCATGAAGATAATCGCCATCAATTTCTACAATCTCTGTTCTCGGAGTGTTCTCGATTAATGTTTTAATCTCTTCAAAAGGTTCTTCAATATTGTTAACCTCCCATTCTTCTCGTACACAATGAGCAACTTCAATACAAGGTATTAATTCTATATGTGAGGCAAATGATGAAGAAGGGAATAAAAAGCTTGAACAAATTAAAATTGCTAGAAAAAGTATTTTCATTAACAGAAGAATTTAACAATCCATAATCTAACTAATCAAATTACTAATTTGTAATGACGTTTCTCATTATTTTTGAAGAAAACATATATGTTTATTATATTCAGGATTTAATATGTATTTATATATTTCTAAAAATCCTCAAAAAAAAAGATCCCTAATAAAGAGATCTTTTTAAAATTGATTTAAATCAAGTGTTTCCTTGTTTCCACTGAAATAAATCAATTCCTCCTACACACATATTTAATATCACATCAATTTATAAGATACGTAATACCTTTTAGACCTCTATCTTAACTGTCACATGGCAAAAAAAACAAAAAGTACTCAAACATCGAGGTCGGAGTACTTTTAAAGTTATCAGAAAAAAGTGTGTGAGGAGTTTCTGATGTATTTAATTTACTCCGTAGGTAATTTAAAAGGCTACAGTATAAATTACTAATTATTTAAATCTTTCAGAAAAATTGGGCGTTGATGAAAAAAATAATCAAGAACATAAAAAATTCATGAAAAGCATTTACAAAAAAATCATTTTTATTATTTTGGCAATTGCTCTTTTTTCAGTAATAGTGGGTGTTGTCAAATATTCGCTTACTTATATTGAAAATAATCCCGAAAAATACTTACCTACACAGAAGTAAGACAAAAATTAAGTATAAATTCACTTCAAAAAATCTATAAAGTGTCTTAAATATGTTCTACATAGACAGATTGAGTCATGAAAATCAAAAATACTTCACTTCCTAATCAGAGTAATATTCATTTAGGTCAATTCA is a window encoding:
- a CDS encoding translation initiation factor IF-2 N-terminal domain-containing protein; this encodes MKGLRVLELSQALNVDISDLLAVCAILKIKATSRLSMLSFEECKKITDYYENKN
- a CDS encoding acyl-CoA thioesterase; this encodes MNSKPVWKIEKIVLPQHADHAGVMWHGTYFNWLEESRINALLEVGISYFELTKKGLDLPLINTSIKYRSPLFLGEKITIESEFNIKKSPKINVISKFLSNENEISTIAEVNLVLINKFNFSIIRKRPDFLSEAFIKLNG
- a CDS encoding MAPEG family protein, which translates into the protein MQVVFAWSLCLSVGVVLLSIIPLTIGRVKAGYSVENMSAPRALFDELTPFGKRAVWCHQNCWESISLHAPGCLLCLITLTDSNIAIIAALIHPIFRFLYIGAYVFNIPTVRGLMWASGLFTTLLLYKEGLTQLI
- a CDS encoding DUF1330 domain-containing protein, whose product is MTKSYWLKKISIPNADLFLEYIRTVLPWIKSVGGVIVKRDLIQESTSNEWDGGQLGLVIEFESKFAAKKAFYSEVFQKYLQSRDLMELVTISTL
- a CDS encoding Nif11 family protein, producing MSDKDLSNFLKKIEQLNQIAELIKNNPSKKLLLSKCKNHDEVIKLTSQWGFDIGKRWGEY
- a CDS encoding PAP/fibrillin family protein, producing MKEIAEIKSNIYKIAAVTDRGQRLNKLISPMYEEKNNEMVELIDDLKNLSFEISEKSLSGEWELIFSNVELFRSSPFFLAIENALNDEFKSNLFFKLHQLQVGSFGISTIGRIAQKIDFDNKEFISTFDTTIFGLTTIPILGWFKLLPTFGGRVITLASDLVLKNNSLDMNLQKTKVSKVDGLNKIPFFSELLMDRWYPVKDVWNKLPWNKESPNCHVSIVYLDEEMRIMQDMYGSIFIYIRPSISLLNPNTISDN
- a CDS encoding OsmC family protein, whose protein sequence is MTKVKCSYLGDLNCEAIHLQSGSLIKTDAPLDHFGKGESFSPTDLLATSLGTCLLTIMAIKAKSKGFDLEGIYLNIEKLMTQNNERKIKKLIIDIFIPESTSNETINFLKIASQDCPVTRNLSQEIDIKISWHHK
- a CDS encoding DUF1499 domain-containing protein, whose product is MKILFLAILICSSFLFPSSSFASHIELIPCIEVAHCVREEWEVNNIEEPFEEIKTLIENTPRTEIVEIDGDYLHAEATSKWMKYVDDLEVSFLPESNILLIRSESRVGESDLGVNQKRVDLLKSKIF